The Streptomyces sp. NBC_01775 genome includes a region encoding these proteins:
- a CDS encoding enolase C-terminal domain-like protein → MYSVTGVEVHDVRFPTSEQLDGSDAMNPDPDYSAAYVVLRTDAPDGHEGHGFCFTIGRGNDVVVGAIEALRPYVEGRPLEAVTGDLGGLHRELTHDSQLRWLGPEKGVMHMAAGAVVNAAWDLAAKRAGQPLWAYLASLSPEELVALVDFRHLTDALTPEEALAILRAAEPGRAERAERLRAHGFPAYTTSPGWLGYSDEKLVKLSHQAVADGFTQIKLKVGGDLDQDRHRLRLAREAVGPGVRIAVDANQRWERDEAVRWMRALAEFDPYWIEEPTSPDDILGHAEVRARQPVKVATGEHVANRIVFKQLLQAEAVDFVQIDAARVAGVNENLAVLLLAAKFGVPVCPHAGGVGLCELVQHLSMFDYVAVSCTQEDRVIEYVDHLHEHFTDPAVVRDGHYLTPTAPGFSARMKTESLTAHRYPDGAVWRARGATPHPRRHQAQPRQGQDGQDAQEGR, encoded by the coding sequence ATAGCGTCACCGGGGTCGAGGTACACGACGTCCGCTTCCCCACTTCGGAGCAGCTGGACGGCTCGGACGCGATGAATCCCGACCCCGACTACTCCGCCGCCTACGTCGTCCTGCGCACCGACGCGCCCGACGGGCACGAGGGACACGGCTTCTGCTTCACCATCGGCAGGGGCAACGACGTGGTCGTCGGCGCCATCGAGGCGCTGCGCCCCTACGTCGAGGGCCGCCCGCTGGAGGCCGTCACCGGCGATCTGGGCGGGCTGCACCGGGAGTTGACCCACGACTCGCAGCTTCGCTGGCTCGGGCCCGAGAAGGGCGTGATGCACATGGCCGCCGGTGCTGTCGTCAACGCGGCCTGGGACCTTGCGGCCAAGCGGGCCGGGCAGCCCCTGTGGGCGTATCTGGCCTCGCTCAGCCCCGAGGAACTCGTCGCGCTCGTCGACTTCCGCCATCTGACCGACGCCCTCACCCCCGAAGAGGCGCTCGCCATCCTGCGCGCCGCCGAGCCGGGCCGCGCCGAGCGCGCCGAGCGGCTGCGCGCCCACGGATTCCCGGCCTACACCACCTCGCCCGGCTGGCTCGGATACTCGGACGAGAAGCTCGTCAAGCTCTCCCACCAGGCCGTCGCGGACGGCTTCACCCAGATCAAGCTGAAGGTCGGCGGCGACCTCGACCAGGACCGCCACCGCCTGCGGCTCGCCCGGGAGGCCGTGGGGCCCGGGGTGCGCATCGCCGTGGACGCCAACCAGCGCTGGGAGCGGGACGAGGCGGTGCGCTGGATGAGGGCGCTGGCCGAGTTCGACCCGTACTGGATCGAGGAGCCCACCAGCCCCGACGACATCCTCGGCCACGCCGAGGTACGGGCCCGCCAGCCGGTCAAGGTCGCCACCGGCGAACACGTCGCCAACCGCATCGTGTTCAAACAGCTCCTCCAGGCGGAGGCGGTGGACTTCGTCCAGATCGACGCCGCGCGGGTCGCCGGGGTCAACGAGAACCTCGCCGTCTTGCTGCTCGCCGCGAAGTTCGGCGTCCCTGTCTGCCCGCACGCGGGCGGTGTCGGGCTGTGCGAACTGGTGCAGCACCTGTCGATGTTCGACTACGTGGCGGTCTCCTGCACCCAGGAGGACCGCGTCATCGAGTACGTCGACCACCTGCACGAGCACTTCACCGACCCGGCGGTCGTCCGTGACGGGCACTACCTGACCCCCACGGCCCCCGGATTCTCCGCCCGGATGAAGACCGAGTCGCTGACCGCCCACCGCTACCCGGACGGGGCCGTCTGGCGTGCGCGCGGAGCCACCCCGCACCCGCGGCGGCATCAGGCCCAGCCGCGCCAGGGCCAGGACGGCCAGGACGCACAGGAGGGCCGCTGA
- a CDS encoding SDR family NAD(P)-dependent oxidoreductase, with protein MSRLPHTARDFEGVPALVTGGASGIGAAVAALLMERGARVAVLDRDTEGALEGVLALEADVADDAAVRAAVDRAADELGGLQAVIGNAGIGAAGTVEDNDDAEWQRVLDINVLGLVRTDRAALPHLRRTAAERPGEVSITHTCSIAATAGLPQRALYSASKGAVLSLTLAMAADHVREGIRVNCVNPGTADTPWIGRLLDAAPDPEAERAALEARQPTGRLVRAEEVADAVAYLAGPRAAAVTGTALAVDGGMQGLRLRPPQPAD; from the coding sequence ATGAGCCGGCTTCCGCACACCGCACGCGACTTCGAGGGCGTCCCCGCGCTCGTCACCGGGGGAGCCTCCGGCATCGGGGCCGCCGTCGCGGCGCTGCTGATGGAACGGGGCGCGCGGGTGGCCGTACTCGACCGGGACACCGAAGGAGCACTCGAGGGCGTGCTCGCGCTGGAGGCGGACGTCGCCGACGACGCGGCGGTGCGGGCCGCCGTCGACCGCGCGGCGGACGAACTGGGCGGGCTCCAGGCCGTGATCGGCAACGCGGGTATAGGCGCCGCCGGCACCGTGGAGGACAACGACGACGCCGAGTGGCAGCGCGTCCTCGACATCAACGTCCTCGGCCTCGTACGCACCGACCGCGCCGCGCTGCCCCATCTGCGCCGCACCGCCGCCGAGCGGCCCGGCGAGGTCTCCATCACCCACACCTGCTCCATCGCCGCGACGGCCGGGCTCCCACAGCGCGCCCTGTACTCGGCCAGCAAGGGCGCGGTCCTCTCCCTCACCCTCGCCATGGCGGCCGACCATGTGCGCGAGGGGATCCGGGTCAACTGCGTCAACCCCGGCACCGCCGACACCCCCTGGATCGGACGGCTGCTCGACGCGGCGCCGGACCCGGAGGCCGAGCGCGCCGCGCTGGAGGCCCGCCAGCCCACCGGGCGGCTGGTGCGGGCCGAGGAAGTGGCCGACGCCGTGGCTTATCTGGCCGGCCCGCGCGCCGCCGCGGTCACCGGCACGGCGCTCGCGGTGGACGGCGGCATGCAGGGGCTGAGGCTGCGCCCGCCGCAGCCCGCCGACTGA